A single Dreissena polymorpha isolate Duluth1 chromosome 14, UMN_Dpol_1.0, whole genome shotgun sequence DNA region contains:
- the LOC127858508 gene encoding uncharacterized protein LOC127858508: protein METATPVKSVRACLTCNRSSQGHLKNLRNVAMRSILLKKQFECLGCNIEDLVKVGHENLLVCDTCLKILDKLSEMKLNLQMNMKELKKSEDRTKRLIMHSVSPVVKKFKDTTVPVKSRKSSRALFKMPSPSPSRCIDSVISPKSGSIDHSYSGIPSKTKTQSLDHLYSTTVNQNVDLNNPYSFHKKKILMPPEITVNEKKSVITIFEQSSKDTVSVNTVLEKLLDLPSVNERLYLCLLQRLSGELNRICGTKDKSVLRTKVSELEPETFFSDIVKEMHLKCPKVLQFLITLSCPMDLAVPEKKHGIAAMYALGMYLRNNHMIAFQKAVAASCIRYNAGNGLMEFLHNLGMSIPTKSKLPMLDDLGQINGRDVVSALAIGKTIKITVDNIDGHIKAYQVRLGSGNRDFHYTHWSILIDRFDPRDLQGLSTQPKQITAEGPDPTIFFLSSNEHEALRKRCTQLVMRILVEEIQPLSMFSTATPRLVDHKYRQVVDRPSQVHPMFVIMKDPKSLPNCVQIMDTILGTIESLYTSAGRGDEFNNMASIPLGGDQLTRVTFDSARVLRSGTHSRTERFDQLSPVIEELFHVQDLLEKIIKTFYIPETAREEGSLAQYRAILHRTNVNGQVKANGYESHKDFLITVTRALVIELACERWGADCKTDLGSLVPEEVKTSNTKGKKQWLQEQVTKVVDTLFCPYSAPKDAKIYLRRSGHLYCVTVPSKDVGKTIDLIINGEAVRIRVPEDCKTDEAEDGVFSYSLGIVRVAMDFIMFNDAIKSGDIDMITILMKRFIPLFVGLSSYKSKYAIECVNFLTKTECLLSDFESARVKLGLLVNRKGRPGKNKPADMEQENNIRLVKHVIRGLGAGKSDKAMLRISKAAPVISAMVNGLEGSKTHKDRHSRKSISEDISRLGDAIRKIRPFNYQKGRQMNPFKKISSNVIGAVNKDKLKDFIIRHSSRAVNKLAFDDNED from the exons ATGGAAACAGCAACTCCAGTAAAGTCAGTGAGGGCCTGTCTAACCTGTAATCGTTCATCTCAAGGACATTTAAAAAACTTAAGAAATGTAGCTATGCGATCCATACTACTGAAAAAACAGTTTGAATGTCTGGGCTGCAATATTGAAGACCTTGTGAAAGTAGGACATGAGAATCTGTTGGTTTGTGacacatgtttgaaaatattgGACAAACTATCAGAAATGAAGTTGAATTTACAAATGAACATGAAAGAACTAAAGAAGAGTGAGGATAGAACAAAGAGATTAATTATGCATTCTGTTTCTCCAGTAGTTAAGAAGTTCAAGGACACAACTGTACCAGTAAAATCTAGAAAAAGTTCAAGGGCACTTTTTAAGATGCCATCTCCATCTCCATCAAGATGTATTGATTCAGTTATTAGTCCAAAATCAGGCAGCATTGATCATTCATACTCTGGTATaccaagcaaaacaaaaacacaaagccTTGACCATTTGTATTCAACAACCGTAAATCAAAATGTAGATCTTAATAATCCATACAGTTTTCATAAGAAGAAAATACTGATGCCTCCTGAAATTACTGTTAACGAAAAGAAAAGTGTCATAACAATATTTGAACAATCATCAAAAGACACTGTAAGTGTTAATACTGTTTTGGAAAAACTTCTTGATCTCCCTTCTGTAAATGAAAGACTATATCTATGTTTATTGCAACGACTATCTGGAGAACTAAACAGGATCTGTGGAACAAAAGACAAAAGTGTTTTAAGGACAAAGGTGTCAGAACTAGAACCTGAAACCTTTTTCAGTGACATTGTAAAAGAAATGCACTTGAAATGTCCGAAGGTGTTGCAGTTTCTGATAACCCTGTCTTGCCCAATGGATCTTGCAGTTCCAGAGAAAAAACATGGTATAGCAGCTATGTATGCACTTGGCATGTACTTACGGAACAACCACATGATTGCCTTTCAAAAAGCTGTTGCTGCATCATGTATAAGATATAATGCAGGGAATGGA CTCATGGAGTTTTTACACAACCTGGGAATGTCAATACCTACAAAAAGCAAGCTGCCAATGTTGGATGACCTTGGACAAATAAATGGTCGGGATGTAGTTTCTGCTTTGGCTATTGGGAAAACCATCAAAATCACAGTTGATAACATTGACGGGCACATAAAAGCTTATCAG GTCAGGCTTGGTAGTGGAAACAGAGATTTTCACTACACTCATTGGTCGATCCTTATCGACAGATTTGACCCAAGAGATCTTCAAGGACTGAGCACACAACCGAAACAGATAACTGCCGAAGGACCTGACCCTACCATCTTCTTTTTGTCTTCAAACGAACATGAAGCATTAAG GAAAAGATGTACTCAGCTTGTCATGCGGATACTGGTAGAAGAAATACAGCCATTGTCCATGTTTTCTACGGCAACACCTCGTCTTGTGGACCATAAATACAGACAAGTGGTTGATAGACCATCACAAGTTCATCCAATGTTT gtgATCATGAAAGACCCAAAGTCATTACCTAATTGTGTTCAGATAATGGACACTATATTAGGAACCATAGAGTCATTATATACATCTGCTGGGAGAG GTGATGAGTTTAACAACATGGCCAGTATTCCCCTGGGTGGTGATCAGCTGACACGGGTAACATTTGATTCGGCACGCGTTCTGAGATCTGGTACTCACAGTCGAACAGAGAGGTTTGACCAGTTGTCTCCAGTCATCGAAGAACTATTTCATGTTCAAGACTTGTTAGAG aaaatcatcAAAACCTTCTACATACCAGAAACAGCTCGTGAAGAGGGATCACTTGCCCAGTACAGAGCAATTCTTCATAGAACAAACGTTAATGGTCAAGTTAAGGCTAATGGATATGAATCACACAAAGACTTCCTCATTACTGTCACTAG AGCTCTTGTGATAGAGTTAGCTTGTGAAAGATGGGGGGCTGATTGCAAGACAGACTTGGGGTCTCTGGTTCCGGAAGAAGTGAAGACTTCTAATACCAAAGGGAAGAAGCAGTGGTTACAGGAGCAAGTGACCAAAGTGGTGGATACACTGTTCTGCCCATACTCTGCTCCAAAAGATGCTAAAATATACCTTCGGCGCAGTGGCCATTTGTACTGTGTTACGGTGCCTTCAAAAGATGTCGGGAAAACCATTGATCTTAtaataaatg GTGAAGCTGTCCGCATAAGAGTGCCTGAAGATTGTAAAACTGACGAAGCAGAAGATGGTGTGTTTTCATACAGCCTTGGGATTGTCAGAGTTGCAATGGATTTTATCATGTTCAATGATGCAATAAAATCAGGTGATATAGACATGATTACAATTCTTATGAAACGATTCATTCCACTGTTTGTAGGATTGTCATCCTACAAATCAAAGTATGCTATTGAGTGTGTCAACTTCCTTACTAAAACTGAATGCCTGTTGTCAGACTTTGAAAGTGCTAGAGTGAAACTGGGATTGTTGGTCAACAGAAAAGGCCGACCAGGAAAAAACAAACCAGCAGACATGGAACAGGAGAATAATATTCGTCTTGTCAAACACGTAATTAGAGGACTTGGAGCCGGAAAAAGTGATAAAGCTATGCTAAGAATATCGAAGGCAGCACCTGTAATCAGTGCAATGGTAAATGGACTAGAAGGAAGCAAGACACATAAAGATAGACACTCCAGAAAGTCAATATCAGAAGATATTTCAAGATTAGGGGATGCAATTCGAAAAATAAGGCCTTTCAACTATCAGAAGGGTAGACAAATGAATCCTTTCAAGAAAATTTCATCAAATGTGATTGGTGCTGTGAACAAAGACAAATTAAAGGACTTTATAATCAGGCACAGCTCCAGAGCAGTTAATAAGCTTGCTTTTGATGACAATGAAGACTAA